In a single window of the Microbacterium sp. Root61 genome:
- a CDS encoding GNAT family N-acetyltransferase, translated as MSELRMEELSASTIVAVNNMSLKPGQEQYLAPVSYGIAATVVNPQTTWQRVVLDGDVVVGFVSANFDPEAPEEHFRSVLWRINVDADDQGRGVGRFAVKQLLEEARTRGVDRVVAIYEAGEDGPEAFFRRVGFTPVGETEYGEVIAEIRL; from the coding sequence ATGTCTGAGCTGCGCATGGAAGAACTTTCCGCCTCCACGATCGTGGCCGTGAACAACATGTCGCTCAAACCCGGCCAGGAGCAGTACCTGGCCCCGGTGAGCTACGGGATCGCCGCCACCGTGGTCAACCCGCAGACCACGTGGCAGCGCGTCGTGCTCGACGGCGATGTGGTCGTCGGGTTCGTGAGCGCGAACTTCGATCCCGAGGCGCCCGAGGAGCACTTCCGCTCGGTGCTCTGGCGCATCAACGTGGACGCCGATGACCAGGGCCGCGGCGTGGGGCGCTTCGCCGTCAAGCAGCTGCTCGAAGAGGCTCGCACCCGCGGCGTCGACCGTGTCGTCGCGATCTACGAGGCGGGCGAGGACGGCCCCGAGGCCTTCTTCCGCCGCGTGGGATTCACCCCCGTCGGCGAGACCGAGTACGGCGAGGTCATCGCCGAGATCCGCCTCTAG
- a CDS encoding L,D-transpeptidase family protein has protein sequence MTDLATRPGAEGAPSVDPSVTVTGANATVADATEPTEPDVAETAIATAELHVQNEVETVDDDAEPAEADGVALTEPDVADAEADATDSDIDDVEAEADAVVPTEPDAADAATAEQTESDLIEIDDDTAVHAEQTEDAVEPATAETAIATTVLPEQDAVEVATATAVLTAPDTELLAEPATTVLTEPDATEAGATYAWAPAEPARKKRHLGLWIGIPAGVAALALVASSLVLIAPGTSIAGVSVGGLTPGAAADAVQHRLDETTIVLTGTGDATGGQLGASVSHAAADEIAVTGAQLGATVDARDLADSAFAGHPMWNPTAWFSEPVDAVVMIDTDAATAALREVAPELYIEPTDAKLDFDAATATYVVTPAIDGEGVDVDAVRQALQKAFDEGKTRVEVAATTAPVTANTPTYAAQAGADRLNRMLDTAGFYVGAERTVPVDRAVAASWITVSTDERGAFVYKADQAAIQQVVDTLAPAVDRAPVNALTITDSQGKVLRDETVGVDGRALESTTGIAKQFAAQLATGNAVYELPIAVTPFATTSIARRIEVDLGEQRAYLFENDVVVQSWYISSGLPGNDTDTGHFRITSKLRTQNMGNQDLTKAPNYYTPNVPWVMYYNGDEALHGAYWHNNFGNRMSHGCVNMPLGAAEFVYGWAPMGTEVWVHY, from the coding sequence GTGACCGATCTGGCAACCAGGCCTGGGGCCGAGGGGGCGCCGTCTGTCGACCCCTCCGTCACCGTGACGGGCGCCAACGCGACCGTTGCGGACGCGACCGAACCGACCGAGCCGGACGTGGCTGAGACTGCCATCGCGACCGCTGAGCTCCACGTTCAGAACGAAGTCGAGACCGTTGACGACGATGCTGAGCCGGCCGAGGCCGACGGTGTCGCGCTCACCGAACCGGACGTTGCTGACGCCGAGGCCGACGCCACTGACTCCGACATCGATGATGTCGAGGCCGAAGCAGACGCTGTTGTGCCGACCGAACCGGACGCGGCTGACGCCGCCACCGCTGAGCAGACCGAGTCGGACCTGATCGAGATCGACGACGATACTGCCGTGCACGCCGAGCAGACCGAGGACGCCGTGGAGCCCGCCACGGCTGAAACCGCCATCGCCACCACCGTGCTCCCCGAGCAGGACGCCGTCGAGGTCGCCACCGCCACCGCGGTGCTGACCGCACCGGACACCGAGCTACTGGCTGAGCCTGCCACCACCGTTCTGACCGAGCCCGATGCCACCGAGGCGGGCGCGACCTACGCCTGGGCCCCGGCAGAACCCGCTCGCAAGAAGCGCCACCTCGGCCTCTGGATCGGCATCCCCGCCGGTGTCGCGGCCCTCGCGCTGGTTGCGTCCTCCCTCGTCCTGATCGCGCCCGGCACCTCCATCGCCGGCGTATCGGTCGGCGGGCTCACGCCCGGTGCCGCAGCCGACGCCGTCCAGCACCGCCTCGACGAGACGACGATCGTGCTCACCGGTACCGGCGACGCGACCGGCGGACAGCTCGGCGCCAGCGTCTCGCACGCAGCAGCCGATGAGATCGCTGTCACCGGTGCGCAGCTCGGCGCGACCGTCGATGCGCGCGATCTCGCCGACTCCGCCTTCGCCGGGCACCCGATGTGGAATCCGACGGCCTGGTTCTCCGAACCGGTCGATGCCGTCGTCATGATCGATACGGATGCCGCGACCGCCGCTCTGCGCGAGGTCGCACCCGAGCTCTACATCGAGCCGACCGACGCCAAGCTCGACTTCGACGCCGCGACCGCCACCTATGTCGTCACGCCGGCGATCGACGGCGAGGGAGTCGATGTCGACGCTGTGCGGCAAGCGCTGCAGAAGGCCTTCGACGAGGGCAAGACGCGTGTGGAGGTCGCCGCGACCACCGCGCCGGTCACCGCGAACACCCCCACCTACGCCGCTCAGGCCGGCGCCGATCGCCTCAACCGCATGCTGGACACCGCCGGGTTCTATGTGGGCGCCGAGCGCACGGTGCCCGTCGACCGCGCGGTCGCGGCATCCTGGATCACCGTGTCCACCGACGAGCGCGGCGCCTTCGTGTACAAGGCAGACCAGGCCGCGATCCAGCAGGTCGTCGACACACTCGCCCCCGCGGTGGACCGGGCACCGGTCAATGCGCTGACGATCACCGACTCCCAGGGCAAGGTGCTGCGCGACGAGACGGTCGGCGTCGACGGGCGCGCCCTCGAATCGACCACGGGCATCGCGAAGCAGTTCGCGGCGCAGCTGGCCACCGGCAACGCCGTCTACGAGCTCCCCATCGCCGTGACGCCGTTCGCCACCACCTCGATCGCCCGCCGCATCGAGGTCGACCTCGGCGAGCAGCGCGCCTACCTCTTCGAGAACGACGTCGTCGTCCAGTCCTGGTACATCTCGTCCGGACTCCCCGGCAACGACACCGACACTGGGCACTTCCGCATCACCTCCAAGCTGCGCACGCAGAACATGGGCAACCAGGACCTCACCAAGGCGCCGAACTACTACACGCCGAACGTCCCCTGGGTGATGTACTACAACGGCGACGAGGCCCTGCACGGCGCCTACTGGCACAACAACTTCGGCAACCGGATGAGCCACGGCTGCGTCAACATGCCGCTCGGCGCCGCCGAGTTCGTCTACGGCTGGGCGCCCATGGGCACCGAGGTCTGGGTCCACTACTAA
- a CDS encoding NADP-dependent isocitrate dehydrogenase, with translation MTDSTIIYTHTDEAPALATASFLPIIKAVTSQAGVDVETRDISLAGRVLAAFPQKLTPEQQVGDALAELGGLATLPEANIIKLPNISASIPQLKAAIAELQAQGFAIPDYPDEAQSLEEKDTRARYDRIKGSAVNPVLREGNSDRRAPLSVKNYARKHPHRNKPFAEGSKTRVVTMGHDDFRSNEKSVVIPSDDVLTIQHVAENGTVTPLKTALKVLPGEIVDATFLSASALDAFLAETLSEALADNVLYSVHLKATMMKVSDPIIFGHVVKAYFADVFDTYGDAIAAAGLTANDGLGAILAGLPSIEGGAEIAAAIEADLAGGPRLSYVNSDKGITNLHVPSDVIVDASMPALIRNGGKLWGVDGGEDETLAVIPDSSYASVYQTAIEDVIVNGPLDPATIGSVPNVGLMAQAAEEYGSHDKTFEIAEAGRVQVLNQAGDVLLEHAVQPGDIWRATQTKDIPIRDWVKLAVTRARASGAPAVFWLDETRSHDAALIQKVTTYLADHDTDGLTIEILSPAAATQYSMDRLRQGLDTISVTGNVLRDYLTDLFPILEVGTSAKMLSIVPLLAGGGLFETGAGGSAPKHVQQLLEENYLRWDSLGEFFALAASLEHLATFTGNVKAQVMADTLDAATGTFLENDKSPGRALGTIDNRGSHFYLALYWVQELAAQKADPELAAVFAPVADALVAAEKEIVAELIAVQGSPVEIGGYYRPDAQLVEAVMRPSQTFNEIIDNLG, from the coding sequence GTGACCGACTCGACCATCATCTACACCCACACCGACGAGGCGCCGGCACTGGCCACCGCCTCGTTCCTGCCGATCATCAAGGCAGTCACCAGCCAGGCAGGGGTGGACGTCGAGACTCGGGACATCTCCCTCGCCGGCCGCGTGCTCGCGGCATTCCCGCAGAAGCTGACGCCCGAGCAGCAGGTGGGCGACGCCCTCGCTGAGCTCGGCGGTCTGGCGACGCTGCCCGAGGCGAACATCATCAAGCTTCCGAACATCTCGGCGTCGATCCCGCAGCTGAAGGCGGCCATCGCCGAGCTGCAGGCGCAGGGCTTCGCGATCCCCGACTATCCGGACGAGGCGCAGAGCCTCGAGGAGAAGGACACGCGCGCCCGCTACGACCGCATCAAGGGCTCCGCCGTCAACCCGGTGCTGCGCGAGGGCAACAGCGACCGCCGCGCGCCCCTGTCGGTCAAGAACTACGCACGCAAGCACCCGCACCGCAACAAGCCGTTCGCCGAGGGCTCCAAGACCCGCGTCGTGACGATGGGTCACGATGACTTCCGCTCCAACGAGAAGTCCGTCGTCATCCCCTCCGACGACGTCCTCACGATCCAGCACGTCGCCGAGAACGGCACCGTCACGCCGCTGAAGACCGCGCTCAAGGTCCTCCCCGGCGAGATCGTCGACGCGACGTTCCTCTCCGCATCCGCTCTGGACGCGTTCCTCGCCGAGACACTCAGCGAGGCGCTGGCCGACAACGTGCTCTACTCGGTGCACCTCAAGGCCACGATGATGAAGGTCAGCGACCCGATCATCTTCGGCCACGTCGTCAAGGCGTACTTCGCCGACGTGTTCGACACGTATGGCGACGCCATCGCGGCGGCCGGACTGACCGCGAACGACGGACTCGGCGCGATCCTCGCCGGCCTGCCGTCGATCGAAGGCGGCGCGGAGATCGCTGCGGCGATCGAGGCCGACCTGGCCGGCGGTCCCCGTCTGTCCTACGTCAACTCCGACAAGGGCATCACGAACCTGCACGTACCCTCCGACGTGATCGTGGACGCATCCATGCCGGCGCTCATCCGCAACGGCGGCAAGCTCTGGGGCGTCGATGGTGGCGAGGACGAGACGCTGGCTGTCATCCCCGACTCCTCGTACGCGAGCGTCTACCAGACCGCCATCGAGGACGTCATCGTGAACGGCCCGCTGGACCCCGCCACGATCGGCTCCGTCCCCAACGTCGGTCTGATGGCGCAGGCCGCCGAGGAGTACGGCAGCCACGACAAGACGTTCGAGATCGCCGAGGCCGGTCGCGTCCAGGTGCTCAACCAGGCCGGCGACGTGCTCCTCGAGCACGCCGTGCAGCCGGGCGACATCTGGCGCGCCACGCAGACCAAGGACATCCCGATCCGCGACTGGGTCAAGCTCGCCGTCACGCGGGCACGGGCCAGCGGTGCGCCGGCCGTGTTCTGGCTGGACGAGACGCGGTCGCACGATGCGGCCCTCATCCAGAAGGTCACGACCTACCTCGCCGACCATGACACCGACGGCCTCACCATCGAGATCCTCTCGCCGGCCGCGGCCACGCAGTACTCGATGGACCGCCTGCGTCAGGGCCTGGACACCATCTCGGTGACCGGCAACGTGCTGCGCGACTACCTCACCGACCTGTTCCCTATCCTCGAGGTCGGCACCAGCGCCAAGATGCTCTCGATCGTTCCGCTGCTCGCCGGCGGCGGGCTCTTCGAGACAGGCGCGGGCGGCTCGGCCCCCAAGCACGTGCAGCAGCTGCTCGAGGAGAACTACCTTAGGTGGGACTCGCTGGGCGAGTTCTTCGCACTGGCCGCCTCGCTCGAGCACCTCGCGACCTTCACGGGCAACGTCAAGGCGCAGGTCATGGCGGACACGCTGGATGCCGCGACCGGCACGTTCCTCGAGAACGACAAGTCGCCCGGCCGCGCGCTCGGCACCATCGACAACCGCGGCAGCCACTTCTACCTGGCGCTGTACTGGGTGCAGGAGCTCGCCGCACAGAAGGCGGATCCGGAGCTGGCCGCCGTCTTCGCCCCGGTCGCCGACGCGCTGGTCGCAGCGGAGAAGGAGATCGTCGCCGAGCTCATCGCCGTGCAGGGCTCGCCGGTCGAGATCGGCGGCTACTACCGTCCCGACGCTCAGCTCGTCGAGGCCGTGATGCGCCCGTCGCAGACTTTCAACGAGATCATCGACAACCTCGGCTGA